The following coding sequences lie in one Treponema sp. OMZ 790 genomic window:
- the rpoC gene encoding DNA-directed RNA polymerase subunit beta', translating to MRDIQDFDSLMIRLASPDTIRAWSYGEVKKPETINYRTLRPERDGLFCERIFGTTKEWECFCGKFKSIRYKGVICDRCGVEVTHFKVRRERMGHIELAAPVSHIWYYRSVPSRMGLLLNLQVAALRSVLYYEKYIVIDANDTDLEPMQLLTEDEYRDAHERYGAAFTAGMGAGAIKTLLQNINLDELAAQLRAKMIEKGAKSDQRLLRRIEIVENFRSSGNKPEWMILDVIPVIPPDLRPMVQLDGGRFATSDLNDLYRRVIHRNSRLSKLMELKAPDIIIRNEKRMLQEAVDALFDNSKRKKAIKGASNRPLKSISDLLKGKQGRFRQNLLGKRVDYSGRSVIVVGPELKLWQCGLPTKMALELFKPFIMKKLVQKEVVSNIKKAKLLVEQEAAEVFAVLDEVVSEHPVLLNRAPTLHRLGIQAFEPVLVEGKAIRLHPLVCKAFNADFDGDQMAIHVPLTQAAQMECWTLMLSARNLLDPANGKTIVFPTQDMVLGLYYLTKERALPEGKKERRYSSVAEVLMAAEGHAVGWQEPVLIDYETEPGKIEKVRTTPGRILFNEEMPEGVPFTNHALNDKKIRKLIEDVFKDKGPWLAVQLLDKLKAVGYKYATYFGATLSMEDMIIPPEKAGMLEKANREVLEIYNQYKGGHITQEERYNRVVDVWQKTNSNLKEILMNRLQEDKGGFNTIHMMSTSGARGNKDQINQLAGMRGLMSKPTGDIIELPIRSNFKEGLNVMEFFISTNGARKGLTDTALKTSDAGYLTRRLVDIAQNVVVNEEDCGTINGIEYAAIKRGDEIRESLSERIAGKYTLERVIHPITGELLIDVNEYITDETAKKIEEAGVETVKLRTVLTCESKHGVCVKCYGRDLARNRIVRIGEAVGIIAAQSIGQPGTQLTMRTFHEGGTASKNVEENRVVFNDYSIIVRGIKGSYVTLKNGNFLFTRKGEFTFCKVLNEYALKKGETPIVSTGTRVVKGNPLYTLKNGKEVLSEDIAIAEVRDNIIYLTGQEQTIEIRNGSEVVVKENEVIKAGETVGTFDPFADPILAEYDGFVRFEDILPGTTLKEEADEETGVVEKRISDAHFDKMQPRIFISDESGNPIGEDSYFLPGGAQLLVEEGQEIKAGAILAKIAKESVKTKDITGGLPRVSELLEARRPKSPAVLAAIAGVVTIKKGLLKGKRTIMIRDEYGHDVKHLVPIGKRMLVRDGDTVKAGEPLCDGSFDPHDILNILGENALQNYLMKEIKEVYDAQGVTINDKHVGIIVRQMLRKVKIVSVGDTKFIFDQQIDKYRFHEENKRVKEEGGQPAVARPMFQGITKAALNIDSFISAASFQETTKVLTNAAIAGSSDELRGLKENVIIGHLIPAGTGMKQYRDIKLFDKNKSDLDIQMNEILERRRLEAEAAQALEEQELIEEENFLDDI from the coding sequence ATGAGAGATATACAGGATTTTGACAGCTTGATGATAAGGCTTGCTTCACCCGACACTATAAGGGCTTGGTCCTATGGGGAAGTAAAAAAGCCTGAAACAATCAATTACCGAACCTTGCGCCCGGAGAGGGACGGTTTGTTTTGCGAAAGAATATTCGGAACCACAAAAGAATGGGAATGCTTTTGCGGAAAATTTAAATCTATCCGTTACAAGGGCGTTATATGCGACCGCTGCGGTGTTGAGGTTACTCACTTTAAAGTCCGCCGTGAGCGCATGGGCCACATAGAACTGGCAGCTCCGGTTTCTCACATTTGGTATTACAGATCCGTTCCGAGCCGAATGGGACTCCTCCTCAACTTACAGGTTGCAGCCCTAAGGTCGGTTTTATACTACGAAAAATACATAGTTATCGATGCAAACGATACCGACTTGGAACCCATGCAGCTTTTAACCGAGGATGAGTACAGGGATGCTCACGAGCGTTACGGAGCCGCATTTACGGCAGGTATGGGAGCGGGGGCTATTAAGACCCTTCTTCAAAATATAAATTTGGATGAACTTGCAGCTCAACTGCGTGCAAAGATGATTGAAAAGGGTGCAAAAAGCGACCAACGCCTTTTGCGCCGAATCGAAATAGTCGAGAATTTCAGATCTTCAGGAAACAAACCCGAATGGATGATTCTTGATGTTATTCCGGTTATTCCTCCCGATTTGCGCCCCATGGTTCAGCTTGACGGAGGCCGCTTTGCAACATCCGACTTAAACGACTTATATCGAAGGGTAATCCACAGAAACAGCCGCTTGAGTAAGCTCATGGAGTTAAAGGCTCCCGATATCATTATCAGAAACGAAAAAAGGATGCTTCAAGAAGCCGTTGATGCTCTCTTCGATAACTCAAAACGCAAAAAGGCTATTAAGGGAGCTTCAAACCGCCCCTTAAAGTCCATTTCGGATCTTTTAAAGGGAAAGCAGGGCCGATTCCGCCAAAACCTCTTAGGTAAGCGTGTTGACTACTCAGGCCGATCGGTTATTGTTGTAGGCCCCGAGCTCAAACTTTGGCAGTGCGGTCTACCCACGAAGATGGCATTGGAACTTTTTAAGCCCTTTATAATGAAAAAACTTGTTCAAAAAGAAGTTGTTTCTAATATTAAAAAGGCTAAACTCCTTGTAGAACAGGAAGCTGCCGAGGTTTTTGCAGTCCTTGACGAGGTTGTAAGCGAGCACCCCGTTCTTTTAAACCGTGCTCCGACCCTCCACCGCTTGGGTATTCAAGCCTTTGAACCTGTTTTGGTAGAAGGAAAGGCTATACGCCTCCATCCTCTTGTATGTAAGGCCTTTAACGCCGACTTTGACGGCGACCAGATGGCTATTCACGTTCCGCTGACACAGGCCGCCCAGATGGAGTGCTGGACCTTGATGCTTTCAGCCCGAAACCTCCTCGACCCTGCAAACGGAAAAACAATCGTTTTCCCGACACAGGACATGGTTTTAGGTCTTTACTATCTTACAAAGGAAAGAGCCTTGCCTGAGGGTAAGAAGGAACGCCGATATTCTTCGGTTGCAGAAGTTTTGATGGCTGCGGAAGGTCATGCCGTAGGCTGGCAGGAACCTGTTTTAATCGACTATGAAACAGAACCGGGCAAAATTGAAAAAGTAAGAACTACACCGGGAAGAATTCTATTTAATGAAGAAATGCCTGAAGGTGTTCCGTTTACAAATCATGCTTTAAACGATAAAAAAATACGAAAACTTATAGAAGATGTATTTAAGGATAAGGGCCCGTGGCTGGCTGTTCAGCTTTTGGACAAGCTCAAGGCTGTCGGTTATAAGTATGCTACATATTTCGGTGCAACTTTGAGTATGGAAGACATGATTATTCCGCCTGAAAAGGCCGGAATGCTTGAAAAGGCCAACAGGGAAGTTTTGGAAATCTACAACCAATACAAGGGCGGTCATATTACTCAAGAAGAGCGCTATAACCGTGTAGTTGACGTTTGGCAGAAAACAAACTCCAACCTTAAAGAAATTCTTATGAACCGTCTGCAAGAAGATAAGGGCGGCTTTAACACCATCCACATGATGTCTACATCAGGTGCCCGAGGTAATAAGGATCAGATAAATCAGCTCGCAGGTATGCGCGGTCTTATGTCCAAGCCTACAGGCGACATCATCGAGCTTCCGATTAGATCGAACTTTAAAGAAGGCTTAAACGTTATGGAATTCTTTATTTCGACCAACGGTGCGCGAAAAGGTTTGACCGACACGGCTCTTAAAACTTCGGACGCAGGTTATTTGACGCGCCGTCTTGTAGATATCGCTCAAAACGTAGTTGTCAATGAAGAAGATTGCGGTACCATCAACGGAATCGAATATGCCGCAATCAAACGAGGAGACGAAATCCGCGAGTCTTTGAGCGAGCGCATTGCCGGAAAATACACCTTGGAAAGAGTTATTCATCCCATTACGGGAGAGCTTCTTATCGATGTAAACGAGTATATCACCGATGAGACAGCTAAAAAGATAGAAGAAGCCGGTGTTGAAACCGTTAAACTCCGCACCGTTTTAACTTGCGAATCCAAGCACGGAGTCTGCGTTAAGTGCTACGGCCGTGACTTGGCCAGAAACCGAATTGTCCGAATAGGGGAGGCTGTAGGTATTATCGCAGCCCAGTCCATCGGTCAGCCCGGTACCCAGCTTACGATGCGTACCTTCCATGAGGGCGGTACCGCTTCTAAAAACGTTGAAGAGAACAGGGTTGTGTTTAATGACTATTCTATCATCGTTAGAGGCATAAAGGGTTCTTACGTAACGCTTAAAAACGGTAATTTCCTATTTACAAGAAAAGGAGAGTTTACTTTCTGTAAGGTTTTAAATGAATACGCCTTGAAAAAAGGTGAAACTCCTATCGTAAGTACCGGAACAAGGGTTGTAAAGGGTAATCCTCTTTATACTTTAAAGAACGGAAAAGAAGTGCTTTCCGAAGATATAGCTATTGCCGAAGTAAGAGATAATATCATCTATCTTACAGGTCAAGAGCAGACAATAGAGATAAGAAACGGTTCAGAGGTTGTTGTAAAAGAAAATGAGGTTATCAAGGCCGGTGAAACTGTCGGTACTTTTGACCCCTTTGCCGATCCTATTTTGGCAGAATATGACGGCTTTGTCCGTTTTGAAGATATTCTTCCCGGTACAACCCTAAAAGAAGAAGCCGACGAAGAAACAGGCGTTGTCGAAAAACGAATAAGCGATGCTCATTTCGACAAGATGCAGCCTCGTATCTTTATTTCGGACGAATCGGGTAACCCAATCGGTGAAGATTCTTACTTCCTCCCCGGAGGAGCCCAGCTCTTGGTTGAAGAAGGTCAGGAAATTAAAGCCGGTGCAATTCTTGCAAAGATAGCAAAAGAGTCGGTAAAGACAAAGGATATTACCGGAGGTCTTCCGCGAGTTTCAGAACTCCTTGAAGCTCGAAGGCCTAAGTCTCCTGCCGTTCTTGCCGCAATTGCAGGTGTTGTTACCATCAAAAAGGGCTTACTCAAGGGCAAGAGAACTATTATGATCCGCGACGAATACGGCCATGATGTAAAGCACCTTGTTCCTATAGGAAAACGGATGCTTGTCCGCGACGGCGATACGGTAAAAGCCGGAGAACCCTTGTGCGACGGCAGTTTTGATCCGCACGATATTTTAAATATCCTCGGAGAAAATGCCCTTCAAAACTATTTGATGAAGGAAATCAAGGAAGTTTACGATGCTCAGGGCGTTACCATCAACGATAAACACGTGGGTATAATCGTCCGTCAGATGCTCCGAAAGGTAAAGATTGTTTCGGTTGGAGATACCAAGTTTATCTTTGACCAGCAGATAGATAAGTACCGATTCCATGAAGAAAATAAGAGGGTTAAGGAAGAAGGCGGTCAGCCTGCTGTTGCTCGTCCTATGTTCCAAGGAATTACAAAGGCTGCCTTAAATATCGACTCCTTTATTTCGGCCGCTTCTTTCCAAGAGACCACAAAGGTTCTTACAAATGCCGCTATTGCAGGCTCCTCCGATGAGCTTCGCGGCTTAAAGGAAAACGTAATTATCGGTCACCTTATTCCTGCAGGAACCGGTATGAAGCAGTACCGCGACATTAAGCTTTTCGATAAGAATAAGAGCGACCTGGATATTCAGATGAACGAGATCCTCGAACGCCGAAGACTTGAAGCCGAAGCTGCTCAAGCTCTCGAAGAACAAGAACTTATCGAAGAAGAAAACTTTTTGGATGATATCTAA